CCGCTTTCGGATTCGGTAGTTTTGGGACGTAGATTCGCGAAACCTACTATTAATTAATAACTTAAAAACGTCAAATTATGGCAGACACAGACAGAGAATTAGTCTCGATGGCCCAGCAGTTTTCTGGGTTACCGATGGACTCCTTGATTGGAGCTCCGTTGAATGCAGCGGCTAAGGGTAATGCTTCCATGGCTTTGACACAGACAAGTTTCTTATTGGACACATGCTTTAACAAAACCACCAGTTCAGGTTCTGGATCTGGTTCAGGGGCCAGTGTAAGCTATACACCAATTATGATTGAAATGTCTTTGTCAAGACCTGTGATTGTACAGCCCGACAGCGGTTCTGGTTCAGGAACGGGATCTGGAAGTGGTGTTACATTCAACAATGTAACTACCCAATTTAACCTTCCATTGTTAACCATTATCCCTATTAACTCTTTAGGGGTAGATAACGTAGATGTTACGTTTGAAATGGAAGTTAAATCCAGCTTCTCAGAAGACACCAACAAAACAATTTCTAACAGTACACATGCGCAGGCTAGCTTTGAAGCTAAAATGGGCTGGGGACCTTTCTCCGCTACTGTAAAAGGAAGTGCTAGTTACGATCACAAAGATTCTGAAACACACAGCACGCACTACCAAAAAAGTAACTCTGCAAAATACACGGTAAACGTGCATGCAGGTCAACTTCCGGTGCCTAAAGGGGTGAATACCATTATTGAAGCATTCACTAATGCCATTCAACCTATTAAGGTCAATTAATCAACATGCTTATTTAAACGGGTGGATCTTGATCCGCTCGTTTTTAATCAAATTTAAAAAACCATGAATCCAAAGAATATACGGCCATTTAATCCCACGTTTACAAAATCGCACCATATCGAAAAGATCATTAGTGCGCCTTTGGAGGCTGCCGCTCATGCCAATGCAATGATGCAACGTGAGCAAACCACATATATGATGGAAACCGGGTTTAACGAAAATAATGGGCGCTACGAGCCAATTATGATCGAAATGTTACTGGTACAGCAAGTATTGGATCAGGATGCTCAAAATGGCTCTGCCGCACCTCAAATGAAAACCATAGAAACCACATTCAACTTACCAATTCTAACAATTATACCGATTAACTCCCTGGCAGTAGATCAGGTGAATGTGCAGTTTGAAATGGAAATCCACCAGGAGATTACGCAAAACAATAATAACGCGACATCATCCGGAATTCCTCAGACAGATAAAACACAGTTAAAAGGTAAAATCAGTTATGATTCAAAAGAGTATGTACCGAATACAACCCGGAGAAGGCAAAACTCATCGTCTCTTAAGGTAGAAGTCAATGCCGCTCCACTCCCACTACCGGTAGGGGTTAACATCATTTTAGATCTCTATCAAAAAGCCATCCGTC
This genomic interval from bacterium SCSIO 12643 contains the following:
- a CDS encoding DUF2589 domain-containing protein, whose product is MADTDRELVSMAQQFSGLPMDSLIGAPLNAAAKGNASMALTQTSFLLDTCFNKTTSSGSGSGSGASVSYTPIMIEMSLSRPVIVQPDSGSGSGTGSGSGVTFNNVTTQFNLPLLTIIPINSLGVDNVDVTFEMEVKSSFSEDTNKTISNSTHAQASFEAKMGWGPFSATVKGSASYDHKDSETHSTHYQKSNSAKYTVNVHAGQLPVPKGVNTIIEAFTNAIQPIKVN
- a CDS encoding DUF2589 domain-containing protein; translated protein: MNPKNIRPFNPTFTKSHHIEKIISAPLEAAAHANAMMQREQTTYMMETGFNENNGRYEPIMIEMLLVQQVLDQDAQNGSAAPQMKTIETTFNLPILTIIPINSLAVDQVNVQFEMEIHQEITQNNNNATSSGIPQTDKTQLKGKISYDSKEYVPNTTRRRQNSSSLKVEVNAAPLPLPVGVNIILDLYQKAIRPVELNNKNNTQQN